A single window of uncultured Pseudodesulfovibrio sp. DNA harbors:
- a CDS encoding arginine deiminase family protein, with protein sequence MFTHAITRRPSEEMVNGITSASLGKPDFQLALKQHEAYCQVLIHLGLDVTVLDAEPGFPDCCFVEDTAVVCEEVAVVTPLGAPSRQGEQESIEPILARFKPVVRISSPAHIEGGDVLQVDDTFYIGLSDRTNHEGAVALGAAVEPFGYKWKEMACCPSLHFKTDVNFIGNNTILVSPCCEDMEELAHFDRIVVEDDEAYARNCLFINGTVIVPDGFPQTLAKVRGTGVETVVLDVSEYRKLDGGLTCLSLRF encoded by the coding sequence ATGTTCACCCATGCAATCACGCGTCGTCCGTCTGAAGAGATGGTCAACGGCATTACCTCCGCCAGCCTTGGTAAACCGGATTTTCAGCTCGCTTTGAAACAGCATGAGGCATATTGTCAGGTGCTTATTCATCTTGGCCTTGATGTGACAGTGCTTGATGCAGAGCCGGGATTTCCTGACTGTTGTTTTGTGGAAGATACTGCCGTGGTTTGTGAGGAAGTAGCTGTTGTTACGCCGTTGGGGGCGCCTTCTCGGCAAGGAGAACAGGAGAGCATTGAGCCCATTCTTGCCCGGTTCAAGCCGGTTGTGAGAATATCTTCGCCAGCCCATATTGAAGGGGGCGATGTGTTGCAGGTCGACGATACGTTTTATATTGGTCTTTCTGACAGGACAAACCATGAAGGCGCTGTGGCCTTGGGTGCTGCCGTGGAACCGTTTGGATATAAATGGAAAGAAATGGCCTGCTGTCCAAGTCTTCATTTTAAGACGGATGTGAATTTTATCGGTAATAATACTATTTTGGTCTCGCCGTGTTGCGAGGATATGGAAGAGTTGGCCCACTTTGATCGAATCGTCGTTGAAGATGATGAGGCCTATGCTCGGAATTGTCTTTTTATTAATGGTACGGTCATTGTGCCTGATGGATTTCCTCAAACGCTTGCTAAAGTTCGTGGCACAGGAGTTGAGACGGTCGTCCTTGATGTCTCAGAATACCGCAAGCTCGATGGCGGGCTGACGTGTTTATCACTTCGCTTCTAG
- a CDS encoding AsmA family protein: MNKLLKILLIAAGTILSLFIIAVIILVTTVDPNEYKGEISQAVKEQTGRDLTFEGDIGFTFFPTLGLEVGSMALGNAKGFSPAEMVRINKAEASIRILPLFSGNATIGMVVLDGLTLNLTKNTKGITNWDDLVKDTDKTQSEQKTATKESKGKETKVESLSVQGVEITNANIIFEDQQAGSTSSLSNLNLIIGEVGDAVRFPFELRFDLKLDSPKIETRPTLTGYAKFDQKAGTFEIDELLFKALNLELSGNFFAKSTAGKNAFSGELTLAEASIKKLMQEIGMEALETADSKALEKLTFDLKYNGSDNAVSLENMTVKLDDTTITATGSVNNFAKPAIAFAVNVDDIDADRYMPPKSDGAKTQAQPATSGTDTGPAQEPDLSALKELNLTGKMTIGKLKAMNLRISDILCELKAKDGVVTIKPFSANLYEGNLMAHSVLNANTKIASWTESADLKGVQAGPLLKDLTGKDHVLGTTVVKYDLKGMGLTPPNIKQTITGTASFAFTDGAINGVNVAKMLRDGWNKIKGKSASSDEPARTDFAELLGSAVLKNGHITNNDLLMKSPLLRVSGKGWANLPKNNTDYTATVTVVGTLKGQDGASMEDLKGLPLPINVKGDLNDPSISLDMKAMAEALLKGKFKQGTKGLEDKLKKDILGGSKTDTTDKPTNPFGGLLKKK; this comes from the coding sequence ATGAACAAACTGCTAAAGATCCTCCTGATAGCAGCAGGGACTATCCTGTCCCTCTTCATCATCGCGGTCATTATTCTAGTAACAACGGTCGACCCGAATGAGTACAAAGGAGAAATTTCTCAGGCTGTAAAAGAACAAACCGGTCGTGATCTCACTTTTGAAGGCGACATCGGCTTTACTTTCTTCCCGACCCTCGGTCTCGAAGTCGGCTCCATGGCCCTTGGCAACGCAAAAGGTTTCAGTCCTGCCGAGATGGTGCGCATCAACAAAGCGGAAGCCTCTATCCGTATCCTTCCGCTTTTCTCGGGCAATGCCACCATCGGCATGGTCGTATTAGACGGACTGACCCTCAACCTGACCAAAAACACAAAAGGCATCACCAACTGGGATGACCTCGTCAAAGACACGGACAAAACCCAATCAGAACAAAAAACTGCAACAAAAGAATCCAAAGGCAAAGAAACAAAAGTTGAGAGTCTCTCTGTACAGGGCGTTGAAATCACCAATGCCAATATTATCTTTGAAGACCAACAAGCAGGCAGCACAAGCTCATTGAGCAACTTAAATCTTATTATTGGAGAAGTGGGAGATGCAGTTCGTTTCCCATTCGAGTTGCGCTTTGATCTCAAACTTGACTCTCCCAAAATCGAAACTCGTCCGACCCTAACCGGATATGCGAAGTTTGACCAAAAAGCAGGGACTTTCGAAATTGACGAACTGCTTTTCAAAGCCCTTAACCTGGAACTGTCAGGAAATTTCTTTGCAAAATCAACAGCAGGGAAAAACGCCTTTTCCGGTGAACTCACATTAGCCGAAGCTTCCATCAAAAAACTCATGCAGGAAATCGGCATGGAAGCATTGGAAACCGCAGATTCAAAGGCTCTGGAAAAACTGACATTTGATCTTAAGTACAACGGCTCTGACAACGCAGTATCTTTGGAAAACATGACTGTAAAATTGGATGACACCACCATTACAGCCACCGGCTCGGTCAATAATTTTGCCAAACCGGCCATCGCTTTTGCCGTTAACGTCGACGATATTGATGCTGACAGGTACATGCCGCCCAAATCAGACGGGGCTAAAACGCAGGCGCAGCCAGCTACTTCCGGCACAGACACGGGTCCGGCTCAGGAACCTGACCTCAGCGCACTCAAGGAACTAAATCTGACCGGTAAGATGACCATCGGAAAGCTCAAGGCCATGAACTTGCGGATATCCGACATCCTTTGCGAATTGAAAGCAAAAGACGGTGTTGTCACGATCAAGCCTTTTTCCGCAAACCTCTACGAGGGAAACCTTATGGCGCACTCGGTACTCAACGCCAACACAAAAATCGCAAGCTGGACCGAATCTGCGGACCTCAAAGGCGTCCAGGCTGGACCATTGCTCAAAGATTTAACAGGCAAGGACCATGTGCTCGGCACCACTGTCGTTAAATACGACCTCAAGGGCATGGGCCTGACTCCTCCCAACATCAAACAGACGATTACCGGCACTGCGTCCTTTGCCTTTACAGACGGAGCCATCAACGGTGTAAACGTAGCAAAAATGCTCCGCGACGGTTGGAACAAAATCAAAGGCAAATCCGCCAGCTCCGACGAACCTGCCCGGACAGACTTTGCTGAATTGCTCGGTTCCGCAGTCCTCAAAAATGGTCACATAACCAATAATGACCTGCTGATGAAATCCCCTCTCTTGCGAGTCTCGGGAAAGGGATGGGCCAACTTACCCAAAAATAACACTGACTATACGGCCACAGTGACTGTTGTCGGTACACTCAAGGGGCAGGATGGCGCGTCAATGGAAGACCTCAAAGGCCTGCCTCTCCCCATCAATGTCAAGGGAGACCTGAACGATCCATCTATCAGCCTCGACATGAAAGCCATGGCAGAAGCGCTGCTCAAAGGTAAGTTCAAACAAGGTACTAAAGGTTTGGAAGACAAACTGAAAAAAGATATCCTTGGTGGTTCAAAGACTGACACAACCGACAAGCCGACAAATCCTTTCGGTGGTCTGCTTAAAAAGAAGTAA
- a CDS encoding DUF4197 domain-containing protein, with the protein MRLILHLPMSLFLSITLLVLPGMAGWGDSLKEMGDAGSKAIGLPYTPTEADAGIREVLHMGTDYAVAELGKDGGFAANPAASIPLPDMLSSMIGESGLLSSFNTAAENSVEPIGGLFHKTIDTMDIGNPASMISGSDTSITDYFEETARPTLKELARPVVEQQLETAGLGAYTNAISAAQLMSNASGSPFNPTDYVTDKALDAMFMYIGDQEKDLRSNGAANASELLKKLF; encoded by the coding sequence ATGAGGCTTATACTCCATCTCCCAATGTCCTTATTTCTATCGATCACACTCCTTGTTCTGCCCGGAATGGCAGGATGGGGAGACTCTCTCAAGGAAATGGGAGACGCCGGATCCAAAGCGATAGGACTGCCTTACACACCGACGGAAGCCGACGCCGGCATTCGTGAGGTCCTGCATATGGGAACCGACTATGCAGTTGCAGAACTTGGAAAAGACGGTGGTTTCGCAGCTAATCCAGCCGCATCAATCCCACTCCCCGACATGCTTTCATCCATGATCGGCGAATCAGGACTGCTTTCCTCATTCAACACAGCAGCAGAAAATTCAGTCGAACCCATTGGTGGTCTCTTCCACAAAACCATCGATACCATGGACATAGGGAACCCTGCATCCATGATCAGCGGCAGCGATACGTCCATTACGGATTACTTTGAAGAAACGGCACGTCCTACACTCAAGGAACTCGCTCGGCCTGTTGTCGAACAACAACTGGAAACAGCGGGCCTTGGAGCTTACACAAACGCCATCTCAGCAGCCCAGCTCATGTCCAATGCCTCCGGCTCTCCCTTTAATCCAACGGATTACGTGACAGACAAAGCTCTTGATGCCATGTTCATGTATATTGGTGATCAGGAAAAAGATTTACGATCCAATGGTGCAGCCAATGCAAGCGAACTTCTTAAAAAACTCTTTTAG
- a CDS encoding aryl-sulfate sulfotransferase → MQKNRLITAILCVFLFSATAHAGTLFVNEKVAQPGNGSFWATAFKTLTLALETAQSGDQIWVAEGMYTPTTTNDRNASFHLKSGVEVIGGFSGTETELKKRDVKKHPTILSGDIGQPGTPDDNVFHVVVGADKAILDGFTITGGYSLNTAWTGGKKLTAQTLTAGPQPGFGAGILNYQAAPEIRNCTFQDNHALMGGAAYNMTATSDNPTAKPSASPKFSDCTFWQNSALAHGGGVVNEMQTAPLFVSCVFDSNIADISGGGMFNDFGAAPMLLNSIFRNNEAENGGGMANEGGSTPITYYSTFTGNRSLKNGPAIYQGVGAPNTTVLTKSVVWDNECECEDTRFFNGDTSVVRVQDSVIQNGYKGKSVFRANPGLDRKSETMLNVGYKTNGHRFRASKLEYRIKDIDRFEVIKNLPPYEAKYTASVDQKLLDTMNAPVATLIPQIAATPAPKPMAEPVITAPAPKTAPTPTPTPTPKSVTKAPATPAAKVAPTAMAPVAATPSATSKSTAPAQGKKAAPVAPQKEPENLALLAPTPSILDTHPTPAKPSRKPNIEALMLSMDMDGNGCITVNEATGEMQQKFWRMDLNGDNCLSKKEIARASGQTKRPQQPVAQAVAPTHTSTAALVPAKAPTPQTPKVAPAPVIAPKQTTQAATDSNGYTLFAPMGSKDTLLVDMQGKTVKTWHGKDQSSGAVYLLNNGNLLRCVSPGKGEVRTPFIGKDVSGGIIQEVSPRGQIVWEYTYVSNKVRQHHDIAPLPNGNVLLLAWELKNESDIEAVGGSIRNHPDGKIWAEHIVEVRKSGPRSGYIVWEWHAWDHLIQNADQSAPNFANPVRLPQRIDINYNPSRRPEWLHANSIDYNPQLRQIVLSLRNTGEVWIIDHSTSTSQAASTTGGIMHRGGDILFRWGNPQAYGASGRPELVDQRDARWVKGAKPGKEHILIFNNGNRQTQRSDVLEILPEYYFKSTRLNAKVVWSYNEKGGKRFFAEQASGAQRLANGHTLISNGPAGRILEVSANAKPVWEYTYTGSNSTSSHKIFRATRIPPQHPGLKRLSINK, encoded by the coding sequence ATGCAAAAAAATCGACTCATCACCGCCATACTCTGTGTTTTCCTGTTTTCGGCCACCGCTCATGCAGGCACCCTGTTCGTCAATGAAAAAGTCGCCCAACCCGGCAACGGAAGTTTTTGGGCAACGGCATTCAAGACACTGACTCTCGCTCTTGAAACGGCTCAAAGCGGTGATCAAATATGGGTTGCCGAGGGCATGTATACGCCCACAACTACCAATGACAGAAACGCCTCCTTCCACCTCAAATCCGGGGTGGAAGTGATTGGCGGATTTTCCGGCACTGAAACGGAACTCAAAAAACGAGACGTCAAAAAACATCCGACCATTCTATCCGGCGATATTGGCCAACCCGGCACCCCTGATGACAACGTGTTTCACGTCGTTGTCGGCGCAGACAAAGCTATACTGGATGGGTTTACCATTACCGGTGGATATAGCCTCAACACGGCGTGGACCGGTGGGAAGAAGCTGACAGCGCAGACATTGACGGCTGGCCCCCAACCGGGATTCGGTGCAGGCATACTCAACTATCAAGCTGCACCTGAAATACGCAACTGCACCTTTCAAGACAACCACGCTCTTATGGGCGGTGCAGCATACAACATGACCGCCACTTCCGACAATCCCACGGCCAAGCCTTCGGCCTCTCCAAAATTCTCGGATTGTACCTTCTGGCAAAACTCGGCACTGGCCCACGGTGGTGGTGTCGTCAATGAAATGCAAACGGCTCCCCTGTTCGTTTCCTGTGTCTTCGATTCCAATATCGCAGACATCTCAGGTGGCGGCATGTTTAATGACTTCGGAGCCGCTCCCATGTTGCTCAACTCCATTTTCCGCAACAACGAAGCGGAGAACGGCGGCGGCATGGCCAATGAAGGCGGTTCAACGCCGATTACATACTATTCGACATTTACCGGTAACCGATCATTAAAAAATGGCCCGGCCATTTATCAAGGAGTCGGAGCACCCAATACAACCGTCCTGACAAAGTCAGTTGTCTGGGACAACGAGTGTGAATGCGAAGACACTCGTTTTTTCAATGGAGACACATCCGTTGTAAGAGTTCAAGATTCAGTCATCCAGAATGGCTACAAGGGAAAATCCGTTTTTCGGGCTAACCCCGGTCTGGACCGAAAATCCGAAACCATGCTGAACGTGGGGTACAAAACCAACGGACACCGTTTCCGTGCATCCAAGCTCGAATACCGGATCAAGGACATAGATCGATTCGAAGTTATCAAGAATCTGCCACCCTATGAAGCCAAATACACGGCATCCGTCGACCAGAAACTGCTCGACACCATGAACGCCCCTGTTGCCACACTCATTCCCCAAATTGCTGCGACTCCGGCACCAAAACCAATGGCCGAACCTGTCATAACAGCTCCGGCACCCAAGACGGCCCCGACCCCGACCCCGACCCCGACCCCGAAATCCGTAACAAAAGCACCAGCTACACCAGCAGCAAAAGTCGCACCCACCGCCATGGCCCCGGTGGCAGCCACTCCAAGCGCAACTTCAAAATCAACCGCTCCAGCTCAAGGAAAGAAAGCGGCACCTGTTGCTCCTCAAAAAGAACCAGAAAATCTAGCTTTGCTTGCCCCAACGCCCTCGATATTGGACACACATCCAACGCCAGCCAAACCGAGCCGGAAACCCAATATTGAAGCACTCATGCTGAGCATGGACATGGACGGCAACGGTTGCATTACCGTCAATGAGGCAACCGGTGAAATGCAACAAAAATTCTGGCGTATGGACCTCAATGGAGACAATTGCCTGTCCAAAAAAGAAATAGCCAGAGCATCGGGTCAGACGAAACGCCCACAACAACCAGTCGCACAGGCCGTGGCACCCACCCATACTTCAACAGCGGCCTTGGTTCCGGCCAAAGCCCCGACCCCGCAAACCCCAAAGGTTGCTCCGGCTCCAGTCATCGCTCCCAAGCAAACCACGCAAGCCGCAACTGATTCCAACGGATACACCCTGTTCGCCCCCATGGGTTCCAAAGACACTCTTCTGGTGGACATGCAGGGGAAAACCGTCAAGACATGGCATGGCAAGGATCAATCGTCCGGAGCAGTCTATCTGCTCAATAACGGCAACCTGCTTCGATGTGTATCTCCGGGCAAAGGAGAAGTCCGTACTCCATTCATCGGCAAAGATGTTTCCGGCGGTATTATTCAAGAAGTCTCACCTCGGGGCCAAATTGTCTGGGAATACACTTATGTTTCAAACAAAGTCCGACAGCACCACGATATCGCCCCACTTCCCAACGGCAATGTGCTGCTTCTGGCTTGGGAACTAAAAAACGAATCGGACATCGAAGCCGTCGGCGGCTCAATACGTAACCACCCGGACGGAAAAATCTGGGCCGAACATATCGTGGAAGTCCGTAAATCAGGACCCCGCAGTGGTTATATTGTCTGGGAATGGCATGCCTGGGACCACTTGATACAAAATGCTGATCAGTCTGCCCCGAATTTCGCCAATCCGGTTCGTCTTCCGCAACGCATAGACATCAATTACAATCCCTCACGCCGCCCGGAATGGCTTCACGCCAATTCCATCGATTATAACCCACAACTCAGACAGATCGTGCTGAGTCTCCGTAATACAGGTGAAGTTTGGATAATCGACCACTCCACGAGCACCAGTCAGGCCGCGTCCACAACCGGTGGCATCATGCACAGGGGAGGCGACATCCTGTTCCGGTGGGGCAATCCACAGGCATACGGCGCTTCAGGTCGTCCTGAACTTGTCGATCAACGTGATGCCCGATGGGTAAAAGGGGCAAAACCCGGTAAAGAACATATCCTCATCTTCAACAACGGAAACCGACAGACCCAACGGTCCGATGTCCTAGAGATCCTTCCAGAGTACTACTTCAAATCGACTCGTCTGAACGCCAAGGTCGTATGGTCGTACAATGAAAAAGGCGGCAAGCGCTTCTTTGCGGAACAGGCATCCGGGGCACAACGGTTGGCAAACGGGCACACTCTCATCAGTAATGGCCCGGCAGGACGCATTCTCGAAGTTTCTGCCAATGCCAAACCCGTCTGGGAATACACGTATACCGGCTCCAACAGCACTTCAAGCCACAAAATATTCCGTGCCACACGAATTCCCCCTCAGCATCCAGGGCTAAAACGCCTCTCGATCAACAAGTAA
- a CDS encoding DUF1786 domain-containing protein, with protein sequence MGNTTLCLDIGSGTQDVLLYSPNIEIENCPKFVIPSPALQIGRRIENLRMQGQNIWLHDRNMGGGVTRFIRAHQKAGLKVAASRSAAYTMADDLTRVTDMGIELTDTCPEGFEPVRLTDFDEDWWRNFLEAAELPWPDHIAACAQDHGFHPGESNRRGRFKLWQTFLTEGEGRPESLVYQTPPEMLTRLHDLQKDIAGGVVADTGAAAVLGALYVNEIEELSFKQGITLVNIGNSHLIAFLLFKGQIHGVYEQHTGCVTGEKLWADLEQFRCGCLPFEQVFEERGHGCLTRELPEGAKGFKPTFVLGPRRAMLEGYDVSFPAPGGDMMLAGCFGLIKGIALAQKNQT encoded by the coding sequence TCTCGATATCGGTAGCGGCACTCAAGATGTACTGCTGTATTCTCCCAATATAGAAATCGAAAACTGTCCAAAATTCGTCATTCCATCCCCGGCCCTTCAAATTGGTCGAAGGATTGAGAATCTGCGTATGCAGGGACAGAACATATGGCTCCATGACCGCAATATGGGTGGAGGTGTGACAAGGTTCATCCGCGCTCACCAGAAAGCCGGACTCAAGGTTGCCGCCAGCCGAAGTGCCGCATATACCATGGCTGACGACCTCACTCGTGTCACTGACATGGGAATCGAGCTAACCGATACATGTCCAGAAGGATTCGAACCTGTCCGTCTCACAGACTTTGACGAGGACTGGTGGCGTAATTTCCTTGAAGCAGCCGAGCTCCCATGGCCCGATCACATTGCAGCCTGTGCTCAGGATCACGGATTTCACCCCGGTGAATCCAACCGACGAGGCCGATTCAAACTCTGGCAGACATTCCTGACAGAAGGCGAAGGTCGTCCCGAGTCACTGGTCTACCAGACGCCGCCCGAAATGCTGACTCGCCTGCACGACCTTCAGAAAGACATCGCGGGAGGCGTGGTCGCTGACACCGGCGCGGCTGCCGTACTCGGCGCATTGTACGTAAACGAAATCGAAGAACTCAGCTTCAAACAAGGCATTACCTTGGTCAACATAGGCAACTCACACCTTATTGCATTCCTCCTGTTCAAGGGCCAGATTCATGGCGTGTATGAACAGCACACAGGTTGCGTAACCGGCGAAAAACTCTGGGCCGACTTAGAGCAGTTCCGCTGTGGATGTCTTCCTTTCGAACAAGTCTTTGAAGAACGAGGACACGGCTGTCTGACCAGAGAGCTGCCAGAAGGGGCCAAAGGGTTCAAGCCAACCTTTGTTCTCGGACCGCGCAGGGCCATGTTGGAAGGGTATGATGTCTCATTCCCGGCACCGGGTGGAGACATGATGCTTGCCGGATGTTTTGGTCTTATTAAAGGTATAGCGCTAGCTCAAAAAAATCAGACATAA